In Kogia breviceps isolate mKogBre1 chromosome 9, mKogBre1 haplotype 1, whole genome shotgun sequence, a single window of DNA contains:
- the NDUFA4 gene encoding cytochrome c oxidase subunit NDUFA4, whose translation MIRQMISQAKKHPSLIPLFIFIGAGGTGAALYVLRLALFNPDVSWDKKNNPEPWNKLGPNDQYKFYSVNVDYSKLKKEGPDF comes from the exons ATGATCCGCCAGATGATCAGTCAGGCCAAGAAGCATCCTAGC TTGATCCCCCTCTTCATATTTATTGGAGCAGGAGGTACTGGAGCAGCACTGTATGTTTTGCGCCTGGCATTGTTCAATCCAGATGTCAG ttgGGACAAAAAGAATAACCCAGAACCCTGGAACAAACTGGGTCCCAATGATCAGTACAAG ttcTACTCAGTGAATGTAGATTACAGCAAACTGAAGAAAGAAGGTCCAGACTTCTAA